Proteins from a genomic interval of Pogoniulus pusillus isolate bPogPus1 chromosome 30, bPogPus1.pri, whole genome shotgun sequence:
- the RFC5 gene encoding replication factor C subunit 5 gives MARAGGGNLPWVEKYRPQALSELVSHRDILSTVQRFISEDRLPHLLLYGPPGTGKTSTILACARQLYREREFGSMVLELNASDDRGIDIVRGPILSFASTRTIFKKGFKLVILDEADAMTQDAQNALRRVIEKFTENTRFCLICNYLSKIIPALQSRCTRFRFGPLSAELMLPRLQHVVQEEGVDVTEDGMKAVVTLSSGDMRRALNILQSTSMAFGRVTEENVYTCTGHPLKSDIANILDWMLNQDFSTAYRKITELKTLKGLALQDILTEIHLFVHRVDFPPSIRIQLLIKMADIEYRLAAGTSEKIQLSSLIAAFQVTRDLIVAEA, from the exons ATGGCGCGAGCGGGCGGCGGGAACCTGCCGTG GGTGGAGAAGTACCGGCCGCAGGCGCTGTCTGAGCTGGTGTCCCACCGGGATATCCTCAGCACCG TGCAGCGGTTCATCAGCGAGGACCGGCTGCCCCATCTCCTGCTCTATGGCCCCCCCGGCACTGGTAAGACCTCGACCATCctggcctgtgccaggcagctctacCGGGAGCGGGAGTTTGGCTCCATGGTGCTGGAG ctcaaCGCCTCCGATGACCGCGGCATCGACATCGTCCGGGGGCCCATCCTGAGCTTCGCCAGCACCAGGACCATCTTTAA GAAAGGCTTCAAGCTGGTCATCCTGGATGAAGCCGACGCCATGACCCAGGATGCTCAGAACGCCCTGAGGCgag TCATCGAGAAGTTCACGGAGAACACTCGCTTCTGCCTCATCTGCAACTacctctccaagatcatccctgCGCTGCAGTCGCGCTGCACTCGCTTCCGCTTCGGGCCCCTCAGCGCCGAGCTGATGCTGCCCCGCCTGCAGCACGTCGTGCAGGAGGAGGG GGTGGATGTGACAGAGGACGGGATGAAGGCCGTGGTGACCCTCTCGAGCGGTGACATGCGCAGAGCCCTCAACATCCTGCAG agcaCCAGCATGGCCTTtgggagggtgacagaggaGAACGTCTACACCTGCACAGGACACCCCCTTAAGTCTGACATCGCCAACATCCTGGACTGGATGCTGAACCAGGACTTCTCCACTGCCTACCGCA AAATCACAGAGCTGAAGACACTGAAGGGCTTGGCCCTGCAGGACATCCTCACCGAGATCCACCTCTTTGTGCACAGAG TGGATTTCCCACCCTCCATCCGCATCCAGCTGCTGATCAAGATGGCAGACATCGA GTAccggctggctgctggcaccagtgaGAAGATTCAGCTGAGCTCCCTCATCGCAGCTTTCCAGGTCACCAGGGACCTGATCGTGGCCGAAGCCTGA